In a single window of the Diospyros lotus cultivar Yz01 chromosome 10, ASM1463336v1, whole genome shotgun sequence genome:
- the LOC127811120 gene encoding uncharacterized mitochondrial protein AtMg00810-like codes for MGFTCSRADSSLFVLSKGADLIYLLLYVDDIVVTSNNSSLLIGFIRKLTREFATKDLGSLNYFLGLEAYRTSAGLFLSQAKYAHELLHRAQLLDPKPVSTPMVVAQHLSVAGPDFDDPSLYRSLVGALQYLTITRPDIAHAVTAISQYMHKPSVSHFQALKRILHYVKGTLRFGLVFTPSTS; via the coding sequence ATGGGTTTCACTTGTAGTCGTGCTGACTCCTCGTTATTTGTTCTCTCCAAAGGTgctgatttaatttatttattactctatgttgatgacattgtgGTCACTAGCAACAACTCGTCTCTTCTTATTGGTTTCATTAGAAAATTGACTCGTGAATTTGCTACTAAGGATCTCGGGTCCTTGAACTATTTTCTGGGTTTGGAAGCCTATCGGACCTCTGCTGGTCTCTTTCTTAGTCAAGCCAAGTATGCTCATGAATTACTACACCGTGCCCAACTCCTCGATCCTAAACCAGTCAGCACTCCAATGGTGGTCGCTCAACATTTATCGGTTGCTGGTCCTGACTTTGATGATCCTTCTCTCTACCGATCGCTTGTTGGAGCTCTTCAatatctcactatcactcgccCCGACATCGCTCATGCCGTTACTGCTATCAGTCAATATATGCATAAGCCATCTGTCTCTCATTTTCAAGCCCTTAAGCGAATTCTTCATTATGTTAAAGGAACTCTTCGGTTTGGACTAGTTTTCACTCCATCTACTTCTTGA